CGGAGAGCGGCTCATGGGGTGTGTACGGCCAAGAATACGCCAGTCCCGGCGCGACCGGCAACCCCCTCTACTTGAAGCTCTTCGTCGCCTCCTCGCAACTCTCGTAGACGTCGAAAACCAGGGACAGCTTGGTGACCACGAAGATGTTCTGGATCTTCTTGTCCACCTGGCAGAGCTTCATCTCCGCCCCGCGCTTGGCATAGCTCGAGTGGGCCCCGATCAGGACCCCCAGCGACACCGAGTTCAGGAACGTGGTCTGCCCCAGGTTGATCAGGAGCTTCTTGTTCCCCGCCTCGACCAGCTCCTTGATCTTCCCCTGAAGCTCGTCCGTTTCCTTGCCTCCGAGGAGCATCCCCTTCGGCGTGACGATCGTCACGTCGCTCGAAGTCCGGACATCCAAGCTCATCGCGCGTCCCCCTGTCCGCGGCAAGCCGCCGCGTTGGCTTACGGGCTGGCCGAAGCGCCGCTGGCCTTCGGTGCCTTCTTACGCTCCTCGAAGTTACGGATGTTCTGGAGGCCCTTGGATGCTTCTGGGCTGTTCGGATCGATCTCGAGAGCCGCCTGGAACTGCTGCTTGGCGCGCGTCAGGTCGCCGCACTTCGCATACGACTGCGCGAGCCAGATGCGTCCCTGCAGGTGATCGCCCTGGACCTCGTTGGCCTTCACGAACCAGCCCTCCGCGTCTCCGCAGCGGTCCATCAGGAGGAGCGCGAGCCCGGCGCCCCGCAGCGCGTCCCCGTTCTTGGGATCGACCGCGGCGGCGTTCTGGTACATCTCGAGCGCGGTCGGGAGCGAGTCCGCCTCCATCTGGAGCATCGTCTGTCCGATCCAGACCATCGTGCGGGCGTCATCGGGCTTCACGGCCAGCGCCTGACGAAGCGTCCCGATCGCCTCGGACTTCCGACCGAGCTGGAGCTCCGCGAGCCCCTTGTTGAGGAGCGCGGGGAGGAACTTGGGATCGACCTGGAGCGTCCTCTCGAAGTAGGGCAGCGCCCCCGCGTAGTCCCGGCGCGCGAAGAACAGGTATCCCATCTGAAAGTTGGCGTCCTTGACCATCGTCGAGTCCAGCTCCGCCGCCTTGCTGAGGTGAATGACGGCGTTCGCCGAGTCGTCCGCCGCCACGTAGAGCTGCCCCAGGCGGAGTTCCTCCTCCGCCGTTAGCGAGTCGGCCGCCGCAGCGTACTTGTCGCAGTAGTAGAACGCGCTGTCGCGCCCGGCCTCACCCTGTTGGTGGTAGAGCTTGCAGAGGGAGCCCAGGACCTCGGTCACGTTCGGCTTCAGGTCGTTCGCCTGGCTCAGCGCCACCGTGGCTTCCGCGCGCGCGTTGGCGTCGCGCGCGGAGATCTCGGAGAGGGACCGGCCCAGCTCGTAATAGCCTTCGTACGCGTCGGGGACGAGGCCCGTGTAGACCCGGAAGTTCTCGGCCGCCTCGGCATAGCGCTTCGCGCGGTGGAAGAGCCGTCCCGTTTCCAGGTAGGCCGGCGCGTAGGACGAGTCCTGCTTCGTCGCGTCGACGAACGCCTTGAGCGCCGCGTTGAACTCGTTCATCCCGATGAGCGCCTTGCCGTAGAGGTAGTAGGTCTCGGGATCCGAGGGATTGAGCGTGGTCGCGTGGCCGAACTCGGGAGCGGCGAGCACGGGAATCTTCTTCCGCATGTAGAAGTTCCCCACCTCGAGCCGGACGCGGAGATTGTTGGGATCCGTCTCGCGGGCGCGGATGAAGAGCTCCTCGGCCGCCTTGAGATCGCCTTTCCCCTCGAGCGCGAGCGCGGTGCCGGCGAGGAACTGCGCGCGGCCGGTCTTGAGGAGGGTTCCCCTCCGGAAGATCTTCTCCGCGTCCTCGTACCTCTTGTCCTCGAGGTACGCCTGGCCGAGGCCGTAGAGCCCCGCCGGGTCCTTGCCGGCGTACTTCACCGCCTCCTCGAGCTTCGCCGTCCCCTCGTCCTTCTTGCCCTGCTTGCGAAGGAGCTTCCCGTAGCCGGTGAGGGCCTCGGGATACTTGGGCTGGATGCGCAGCGCCGTCTGATACTCGATCGCGGCGCTGTCGGGGGC
This Candidatus Eisenbacteria bacterium DNA region includes the following protein-coding sequences:
- a CDS encoding STAS domain-containing protein; translated protein: MSLDVRTSSDVTIVTPKGMLLGGKETDELQGKIKELVEAGNKKLLINLGQTTFLNSVSLGVLIGAHSSYAKRGAEMKLCQVDKKIQNIFVVTKLSLVFDVYESCEEATKSFK
- a CDS encoding tetratricopeptide repeat protein yields the protein MKLVRVLVPAILIAGLAGAAPRAWALSSGDLIKQGVSLLRDGKSQEALDLFTRAQRLDPNAAKPHYYIASALERLGAPDSAAIEYQTALRIQPKYPEALTGYGKLLRKQGKKDEGTAKLEEAVKYAGKDPAGLYGLGQAYLEDKRYEDAEKIFRRGTLLKTGRAQFLAGTALALEGKGDLKAAEELFIRARETDPNNLRVRLEVGNFYMRKKIPVLAAPEFGHATTLNPSDPETYYLYGKALIGMNEFNAALKAFVDATKQDSSYAPAYLETGRLFHRAKRYAEAAENFRVYTGLVPDAYEGYYELGRSLSEISARDANARAEATVALSQANDLKPNVTEVLGSLCKLYHQQGEAGRDSAFYYCDKYAAAADSLTAEEELRLGQLYVAADDSANAVIHLSKAAELDSTMVKDANFQMGYLFFARRDYAGALPYFERTLQVDPKFLPALLNKGLAELQLGRKSEAIGTLRQALAVKPDDARTMVWIGQTMLQMEADSLPTALEMYQNAAAVDPKNGDALRGAGLALLLMDRCGDAEGWFVKANEVQGDHLQGRIWLAQSYAKCGDLTRAKQQFQAALEIDPNSPEASKGLQNIRNFEERKKAPKASGASASP